The DNA sequence TAACCTGTCTATTATTTTTATAAAGACACGCGCTTTTTAGTAAGCGCAATTCGGGTGATTTTCCATGGAATGGCAAGAGAAAGCCAAGATAATGGTGGAGACCCAGATAAAAAGCCGTGGCATAAAAAATCCCGCTTTGCTGGAAGCTATGGCCGGACTGCCAAGGCACCTCTTTGTTCCAAAGCACTTAGCAAACCTTGCTTACAGCGATTGCGCTCTCCCCATCGGAGAGGGGCAGACGATATCGCAACCATATATCGTGGCCAAGATGACGGAGTTGCTTGACCCAAAGTCCAACGATAAGGTCCTGGAGATTGGCACGGGGTCGGGTTACCAGGCAGCCCTTTTGGCCTCCATGGGGTGCGCCGTCTTTACCATCGAAAGGATTGCCGCTTTGGCGCTAATGGCAAAAACAGCTTTCGATAAACTTGAGATCTCGGATAAGATAAATGTAAAAATCGGAGATGGAAGGCTAGGCTGGCCTGAAGAAGCTCCCTTTGATTGCATCATCGTAACAGCCGCAGCACCCAAAATAGAGGA is a window from the Acetomicrobium flavidum genome containing:
- a CDS encoding protein-L-isoaspartate(D-aspartate) O-methyltransferase; protein product: MEWQEKAKIMVETQIKSRGIKNPALLEAMAGLPRHLFVPKHLANLAYSDCALPIGEGQTISQPYIVAKMTELLDPKSNDKVLEIGTGSGYQAALLASMGCAVFTIERIAALALMAKTAFDKLEISDKINVKIGDGRLGWPEEAPFDCIIVTAAAPKIEEAWIKQLAEGGRLVVPLVVSFNVEQLVKITKVKGKTVEERHDYCSFVPLLPGVKP